Proteins encoded in a region of the Manis javanica isolate MJ-LG chromosome 15, MJ_LKY, whole genome shotgun sequence genome:
- the SPSB2 gene encoding LOW QUALITY PROTEIN: SPRY domain-containing SOCS box protein 2 (The sequence of the model RefSeq protein was modified relative to this genomic sequence to represent the inferred CDS: inserted 3 bases in 3 codons), with translation MGQTALAGGSSTPTSQAPYPDLSCPEGLDELLSAPHPDLGAQRRHGWNPKDCSENIVVKEGGLCFERRPVAQSTDGXRGKTGYPRGLHAWEISWPPEQRGTHAVVGVATALAPLQADHYSALLGSNSESWGWXIGRGKLYHQSKGLGAPQYPAGPPGEQLEVPERLLVVLDMEEGTLGYAIGGNYLGPALHGLKGRTLCPAVSAVWGQCQVHISYLGERRAEPHSLLHLXLTVRHVLGDTRLSQVSALPLPPAVKRYLLYQ, from the exons ATGGGCCAGACGGCCCTGGCGGGGGGCAGCAGCACCCCCACCTCACAAGCCCCGTACCCTGACCTCTCTTGTCCTGAGGGCTTGGACGAGCTGCTCTCTGCGCCCCATCCTGACCTGGGTGCCCAGCGGCGCCACGGCTGGAACCCCAAGGACTGCTCAGAGAACATCGTGGTCAAGGAGGGGGGGTTGTGCTTTGAGCGGCGGCCCGTGGCCCAGAGTACTGATG CCCGGGGCAAGACAGGCTACCCGAGGGGCCTGCACGCCTGGGAGATCAGCTGGCCCCCTGAGCAGAGGGGCACCCACGCCGTGGTGGGCGTGGCCACGGCCCTAGCTCCGCTGCAGGCTGACCACTATTCTGCGCTGCTGGGCAGCAACAGCGAGTCGTGGGGCT ACATTGGGCGTGGGAAGCTGTACCATCAGAGCAAGGGGCTCGGGGCCCCCCAGTATCCAGCCGGACCTCCGGGTGAGCAACTGGAGGTGCCAGAGAGGCTGCTGGTGGTTCTGGATATGGAGGAGGGAACTCTGGGCTACGCTATTGGGGGCAACTACCTGGGGCCAGCCTTACATGGACTGAAGGGCAGGACCCTCTGTCCGGCAGTAAGCGCTGTCTGGGGCCAGTGCCAGGTCCACATCAGCTACCTGGGCGAGAGGAGAG CGGAGCCACACTCCCTTCTGCACC AGCTGACTGTCCGCCACGTCCTGGGGGATACCCGGCTCAGCCAGGTATCTGCTCTGCCCTTGCCCCCTGCCGTGAAGCGCTACCTGCTCTACCAGTGA